A window of Blattabacterium cuenoti contains these coding sequences:
- a CDS encoding anthranilate synthase component I family protein produces the protein MLKFNFDTIQKRLFYDSITPIELYLKLRDIFPNTSLLEITEKPNIVSSIFCINPISEFILEKNIVKIVYPNGIYKHIFLKTKLDLPILIDEFFNTFHQNSFYESNQNSSSSFSNLRLSHNYSGFYGYISYDSIQYFENIKFKQIITNNYYDLAKARFTFYGNLIIFYSFYNEMFLIEHNFSKFNKISNDQLIKILNKKLVSHFSFRIAGSCTSNVTDQEYQNMVYKGIKYCLRGDLFQIVLSRQFQQKFKGDEFNVYRAIRCINISPYSFYFDYGNYKIFGTSPETQLIIDERHAYIYPIAGTIKRLKNQNQNNKLKIELLNDPKENSEHIMLVDLARNDLSKHSYDVKVDKFKKIQEFSHVFHIISKVSGKLSKHISIIKILGDTFPAGTLSGAPKYKAMELIDKIENQNRGIYGGAIGFFGLNNSYLNTAIIIRSFISKNNILFFQAGAGIVSDSVAEKELEEVNNKLMALFQAIKLARYI, from the coding sequence ATGTTAAAGTTTAATTTTGACACTATACAAAAAAGACTTTTTTATGATAGTATTACCCCAATAGAATTATATCTAAAATTAAGAGATATTTTTCCTAACACTTCATTATTAGAAATCACTGAAAAACCTAATATAGTATCGTCAATTTTTTGTATTAATCCAATTTCTGAATTTATTTTAGAAAAAAATATAGTTAAAATAGTATATCCAAATGGAATTTACAAACATATTTTTTTAAAAACAAAATTAGATTTACCTATTTTAATTGATGAATTTTTTAACACATTTCATCAAAATTCATTTTACGAGTCCAATCAAAATTCATCTTCAAGTTTTTCAAATTTAAGACTATCACATAATTATTCTGGATTTTATGGATATATATCTTATGATAGTATTCAATATTTTGAAAATATAAAATTCAAGCAAATAATTACTAATAATTATTATGATTTAGCAAAAGCAAGATTTACTTTTTATGGAAATTTAATTATTTTTTATTCATTTTATAATGAAATGTTTTTGATAGAACATAATTTTTCAAAATTTAACAAAATCTCTAATGATCAATTAATAAAAATTTTGAATAAAAAGCTTGTTTCACATTTTTCGTTTAGAATTGCAGGATCTTGCACATCTAATGTTACTGATCAAGAATACCAAAATATGGTATATAAAGGCATAAAATATTGTTTACGTGGAGATCTTTTTCAAATTGTATTATCTAGACAATTTCAACAAAAATTTAAAGGAGATGAATTTAACGTTTATAGAGCAATTAGATGTATTAATATTTCTCCATATTCATTTTATTTTGATTATGGTAATTATAAAATATTTGGTACTTCTCCAGAAACACAATTAATTATTGATGAAAGACATGCATATATTTATCCTATAGCTGGAACTATCAAAAGATTAAAAAATCAAAATCAAAATAATAAATTAAAGATAGAATTACTAAATGATCCTAAAGAAAATTCAGAACATATCATGTTAGTAGATTTAGCAAGAAATGATTTAAGTAAACATTCTTATGATGTCAAAGTAGATAAATTTAAAAAAATACAAGAATTTTCGCATGTATTTCATATTATATCCAAAGTATCTGGAAAATTGAGTAAACATATTTCTATAATAAAAATACTTGGAGATACTTTTCCTGCTGGTACTTTGTCTGGAGCTCCAAAATATAAAGCTATGGAACTTATTGATAAAATAGAAAATCAAAATCGAGGTATATATGGTGGAGCAATTGGATTTTTTGGATTAAATAATTCATATCTGAATACAGCTATAATAATACGTTCTTTTATAAGTAAAAATAATATATTATTTTTTCAAGCTGGTGCTGGTATTGTTTCAGATTCAGTAGCAGAAAAAGAATTAGAAGAAGTTAACAATAAATTAATGGCTTTATTTCAAGCAATAAAATTAGCTAGATATATATAA
- the gcvH gene encoding glycine cleavage system protein GcvH gives MKEIIKYSKNHEWIKLIEHKSLYAYIGISLFAQKELGDIIYLDIDEKILNNTIKSGKIFGSIEAVKTVSDLFMPVNGKIIDINKNVLLTPDLVNTDPYNKGWILKIQIVDIQEYNKLMSLEEYKQYINK, from the coding sequence ATGAAAGAAATTATAAAATATAGCAAAAATCATGAATGGATTAAATTAATAGAACACAAATCATTATATGCTTATATTGGTATAAGTTTATTTGCACAAAAAGAATTAGGAGATATAATTTATTTAGATATCGATGAAAAGATTTTAAATAATACTATCAAATCAGGAAAAATTTTTGGATCTATAGAAGCAGTAAAAACTGTATCTGATCTATTTATGCCAGTAAATGGAAAAATTATTGATATTAATAAAAATGTATTATTAACTCCTGATTTAGTAAATACAGATCCTTATAATAAGGGGTGGATACTTAAAATTCAAATAGTGGATATTCAAGAATATAATAAATTAATGTCTTTAGAAGAATATAAACAATATATTAATAAGTAA
- a CDS encoding heavy metal translocating P-type ATPase, with the protein MSNYNNDFHYLDDEKIEKKIIDFKEGNITAIRFFIPSIKCQSCMLYLENLSNLHQDILKSTVNFTSKQLSLTFYNDKLQLSELANLLKKIGYTPSITIKHPINKIDRQLIAKLAISFFCFGNIMLLSLPEYLGASIEDTWFVCNRNVFRYIMFFMSIPIVIFSIFDHIKYACLGLKNHLINIDLPISIGIITLFLWSSYEIILDIGNGYFDSLASFYFFLLISKIIQINTHKKIFLFKDYKQFYPIYVSKVNKNGEEKKILISDLKIKDIIIIRNEEIIPADSILVKGMALLDNSFITGESYIIKKKIGDRIYAGSKQKGSYILVKVIKHIDQSYISLLWNTKIKYNNLLYINTISNKLIQYFTPFILLVSIITGIYWFFIDSSKILQTTISVLIVACPCAISLSAPFIFGNMMKFLSKKGFYVKDIFIMEKLSTINTLIFDKTGTITDINKKNIFFIGKKLQFQDKIIISSLLIHSHHPLSQMILKELSIKNIKKYYSVTDFKEIIGLGIIGVINHKIFVKIGSPKFLNLSINSNQGTTVCISINGNVIGYFLIKNNYRKGIQHLFKNLTNYDIIVLSGDNNKLEEKYLKSILPNKSIIFFNQSPEDKLKYIINTQKLGKIVMMIGDGINDSAALKKSDIGLALSEKITNFFPNCDAFIQSNYLTDLPLFLQLSKISVKLVICNLLISLFYNLLGFVLAISGVVTPLISAILMPCSSLSVILFSLISTWIISKIFIVK; encoded by the coding sequence ATGTCTAATTACAATAATGATTTTCATTATTTGGATGATGAAAAAATAGAAAAAAAAATTATTGATTTTAAAGAGGGGAATATTACTGCAATTCGTTTTTTTATTCCTTCGATTAAATGTCAATCTTGTATGTTATACTTGGAAAATTTATCTAATCTTCATCAAGATATTTTAAAATCAACTGTAAACTTTACAAGTAAACAATTAAGTTTAACATTTTATAACGATAAATTACAATTAAGTGAATTAGCTAACTTACTAAAAAAAATTGGTTATACACCTTCTATTACAATTAAACATCCAATAAATAAAATTGATAGACAATTAATAGCTAAGTTAGCTATTAGTTTTTTTTGTTTTGGAAATATTATGTTATTATCACTTCCAGAATATTTAGGTGCAAGTATAGAAGATACTTGGTTTGTATGTAATAGAAATGTTTTTCGTTATATTATGTTTTTTATGTCTATTCCAATAGTGATATTTTCGATTTTTGATCATATTAAATACGCTTGTTTAGGATTAAAAAATCATTTAATAAATATAGATTTACCTATTAGTATTGGAATCATCACATTATTTTTGTGGAGTTCTTATGAAATTATACTTGATATAGGAAATGGATATTTTGATAGTCTTGCTAGTTTTTATTTTTTTTTATTAATTAGTAAAATTATCCAAATTAATACTCATAAAAAAATCTTTTTATTTAAAGATTATAAACAATTTTATCCAATATATGTTTCTAAGGTTAATAAAAATGGAGAAGAAAAAAAAATTCTTATTTCTGATTTAAAAATAAAAGATATAATTATTATTAGAAATGAAGAAATTATTCCAGCTGATTCTATTTTAGTAAAAGGGATGGCTCTTTTAGATAATAGTTTTATTACAGGAGAATCATATATAATTAAAAAAAAAATAGGAGATCGTATTTATGCTGGATCTAAACAAAAAGGAAGTTATATTTTAGTCAAAGTTATAAAACATATAGATCAAAGTTATATAAGTTTATTATGGAATACAAAAATAAAATATAATAATTTATTGTATATCAATACTATATCTAATAAATTAATACAATATTTTACTCCATTTATTTTACTTGTTTCAATTATTACAGGAATTTACTGGTTCTTTATAGATTCCTCAAAAATTTTACAAACTACTATTTCAGTATTAATTGTTGCTTGTCCTTGTGCAATATCTCTTTCTGCTCCATTTATCTTTGGAAATATGATGAAGTTTTTATCTAAAAAAGGTTTTTATGTAAAAGATATTTTTATCATGGAAAAATTATCTACAATTAATACTTTAATTTTTGATAAAACTGGAACTATAACAGATATAAATAAAAAAAATATTTTTTTTATTGGAAAAAAATTACAATTTCAAGATAAAATCATTATTTCTTCTTTACTTATACATTCTCACCATCCTTTAAGTCAAATGATATTAAAGGAATTATCTATAAAAAATATTAAAAAATATTATTCAGTTACTGATTTTAAAGAAATAATAGGATTGGGAATCATAGGAGTGATTAATCACAAAATTTTTGTCAAAATTGGTTCTCCAAAATTTTTAAACTTATCAATAAATAGTAATCAAGGTACTACTGTATGTATTTCTATAAATGGTAATGTAATTGGTTATTTTTTAATTAAAAATAATTATAGAAAAGGAATTCAACATCTTTTTAAGAATTTAACAAATTATGATATCATTGTATTATCTGGTGATAATAATAAATTAGAAGAAAAATATTTAAAATCTATTTTACCAAATAAAAGTATAATTTTTTTTAATCAAAGCCCAGAAGATAAATTAAAATATATTATTAATACTCAAAAACTTGGTAAAATTGTGATGATGATTGGAGATGGAATTAATGATTCTGCAGCTTTGAAAAAAAGTGATATAGGTTTAGCTTTATCAGAAAAAATTACTAATTTTTTCCCTAACTGTGATGCTTTTATTCAATCTAATTATTTAACTGATCTTCCTTTATTTTTACAATTATCCAAAATATCTGTTAAATTAGTAATTTGTAATTTATTAATAAGTTTATTTTATAATTTATTAGGATTTGTATTAGCAATTTCAGGAGTAGTGACACCTTTGATATCAGCTATTTTAATGCCTTGTAGTTCTTTATCAGTTATATTATTTTCTTTAATTTCAACTTGGATAATTTCAAAAATATTTATAGTAAAGTAA
- the ccoS gene encoding cbb3-type cytochrome oxidase assembly protein CcoS, with protein MSILIIMIFSSLLFSILFLIIFLISLYSGQFDDCESPRIRILINDKKIYNNNNKS; from the coding sequence ATGAGTATATTAATTATCATGATATTTTCCAGTCTTTTATTTAGTATTTTATTTCTTATAATATTTTTAATTAGTCTTTATTCAGGACAATTTGACGATTGTGAATCTCCACGAATAAGAATATTAATTAATGATAAAAAAATATATAATAATAACAATAAATCATGA
- the ccoN gene encoding cytochrome-c oxidase, cbb3-type subunit I, giving the protein MKLKTFYYNNIIVKAFLYATIFWGFIGLLAGLFIALLLIMPTIPELLLGNKLQYSQGIMGFGRWRMLHTTTAIFAFIGNVIFTGTYYSIQRLLKTRIYSDYLSWIHFFGWQIFILSSWVTFLLGINTSKEYSEHEWPIDILIFIIWLVYGINMIGTILNRQIQHLYVSIWFFLGTWVAVAMLHVFNNLELPIELLSFKSYSIYAGVQDALMQWWYGHNAVAFILTTPILGLMYYFVPKASNQPVFSYKLSIIHFWSLIFIYIWAGPHHLMYTSLPNWAQMLGTIFSIMLIAPSWGGMLNGLLTLRGDWSKVKKDPILKFFLVGIVCYGMATFEGPMLATKTLNSIAHFTDWIIAHVHLGTLGWNGFMAFGMIYWLTKQLWNRNQLYSNKLMNLHFIFGLIGLILYIFPLYFGSILQANMWKSFNPDGTLTYKKFLDTVLNILPFYKARFVGGVIYILGFIMMLYNIYKTIQQGEFIKHESFQVISYISSDKNNNFTTFHGKLETKPIQFTILSFIAVAIGGIIEIIPSLAIKSNIPTIKNIKPYTALELEGRDLFVREGCNSCHSAQVRPFRDEVVRYGEYSKAGEFIYDHPFLWGSKRTGPDLAREGGKNPNSWHFNHLNNPRSTSPGSIMPRYPWLVYNKLNRSDTKKKLQAMIKLGVPYTSDSIINFNKDMDIQAKKIVFDIYKENPKLKLEMDIQKKRYKNKFIPLEKREVIAIISYLQKLGIDIKIKK; this is encoded by the coding sequence ATGAAATTGAAAACATTTTATTATAATAATATAATTGTAAAAGCATTTTTATATGCTACTATATTTTGGGGATTTATTGGGTTATTAGCAGGTTTATTTATTGCGTTATTATTAATTATGCCAACCATTCCGGAATTATTATTAGGTAATAAATTACAATATTCTCAAGGAATAATGGGATTTGGACGTTGGCGAATGCTGCATACTACAACAGCTATATTTGCTTTTATTGGCAATGTGATTTTTACTGGAACTTATTATTCGATACAAAGATTATTAAAAACCAGAATTTATAGTGATTATCTTAGTTGGATACATTTTTTTGGATGGCAAATTTTTATTTTATCATCTTGGGTAACTTTTTTATTAGGAATTAATACTAGTAAAGAATATTCTGAACATGAATGGCCAATAGATATATTAATTTTTATTATTTGGTTAGTATATGGTATTAATATGATTGGTACTATTTTAAATAGACAAATTCAACATTTATATGTTAGTATATGGTTTTTTTTAGGCACTTGGGTAGCTGTTGCTATGTTACATGTTTTTAATAATCTTGAATTACCTATTGAATTATTATCTTTTAAAAGTTATTCTATATATGCAGGAGTTCAAGATGCATTGATGCAGTGGTGGTATGGGCATAATGCAGTAGCATTTATATTAACTACCCCCATATTAGGATTAATGTATTATTTTGTTCCTAAAGCGTCTAATCAACCAGTTTTTTCTTATAAATTATCTATTATACATTTTTGGTCTTTAATATTTATATATATATGGGCTGGACCACATCATTTAATGTATACTTCATTACCCAATTGGGCACAAATGTTAGGTACTATTTTTTCTATTATGTTAATTGCTCCTTCTTGGGGAGGAATGTTAAATGGATTATTGACTTTAAGAGGAGATTGGTCAAAAGTTAAAAAAGATCCTATTTTAAAATTTTTTTTAGTAGGTATTGTATGTTATGGAATGGCAACTTTTGAAGGACCAATGTTAGCGACAAAAACATTAAATTCTATTGCTCATTTTACAGATTGGATAATTGCTCATGTTCATTTAGGAACCTTAGGATGGAATGGATTTATGGCATTTGGAATGATTTATTGGTTAACTAAACAATTATGGAATCGTAATCAATTATATTCCAATAAATTAATGAATTTACATTTTATATTTGGATTAATAGGTCTAATATTATACATTTTTCCTCTTTATTTTGGATCCATTTTGCAAGCTAATATGTGGAAATCATTTAATCCTGATGGAACGTTAACATATAAAAAATTTTTGGATACTGTATTAAATATTTTACCTTTTTATAAAGCTAGATTTGTAGGTGGAGTAATTTATATTTTAGGTTTTATTATGATGTTATATAATATATATAAAACGATTCAACAAGGAGAATTTATAAAACATGAATCTTTTCAAGTAATATCTTACATATCTTCAGATAAAAACAATAATTTTACAACATTTCATGGTAAATTGGAAACAAAACCTATACAATTTACTATTCTTTCTTTTATAGCAGTTGCTATAGGTGGTATAATAGAAATTATTCCATCGTTAGCTATAAAATCAAATATTCCTACTATTAAAAATATAAAACCTTATACAGCTTTAGAGTTAGAAGGTAGAGATTTATTCGTCAGAGAAGGTTGTAATTCTTGTCATAGTGCTCAAGTGAGGCCATTTAGAGATGAAGTAGTTCGTTATGGAGAATATTCAAAAGCTGGAGAATTTATTTATGATCATCCTTTTCTTTGGGGATCTAAACGTACAGGTCCAGATCTAGCTAGAGAAGGAGGTAAAAATCCAAACTCGTGGCATTTTAATCATCTAAATAATCCTCGCTCTACTTCCCCAGGTTCGATTATGCCAAGATATCCTTGGCTAGTATATAATAAATTAAATAGGTCTGATACAAAAAAAAAACTTCAAGCAATGATTAAACTTGGAGTTCCCTATACTTCAGATAGTATAATAAATTTTAATAAAGATATGGATATACAAGCAAAAAAAATTGTTTTTGATATTTATAAGGAAAATCCAAAATTAAAACTTGAAATGGATATTCAAAAAAAAAGATATAAAAATAAATTTATTCCTTTAGAAAAAAGAGAAGTGATTGCTATTATATCTTATCTTCAAAAATTAGGGATTGATATTAAAATAAAAAAATAA
- a CDS encoding cbb3-type cytochrome c oxidase N-terminal domain-containing protein, producing MRTKVPFFINIPIIVSIIIFIFYIILGIENIKLIYHPISILFFFVIIILLFVLDFINELIYRKKLKSLTDIEKKNILDENEGNYFYRLYKFFNYKTKIDNLKQINHGFDDIIELDNKLPIWWVHLFFFTIVISVIYLCAYLFTDFSNPYQEYQIAYQEQLKNIEKFEKTMPQITIENATFNNHLIDSGKVLFEENCATCHNSDGSGNIGPNLTDDYWINIIEKDLFKNIFSIVWNGSKNNPTMRAFGKNGELKGNDIQKISSYVYFINTKNVSTSGKSPEGKKIINWNSVSIIKK from the coding sequence ATGAGAACGAAAGTTCCTTTTTTTATTAATATTCCTATTATTGTATCAATTATTATTTTTATATTTTATATTATTTTAGGAATAGAAAATATCAAGTTAATATATCATCCAATATCTATACTATTTTTTTTTGTTATAATTATATTATTATTTGTATTAGATTTTATCAATGAATTAATTTATAGAAAAAAATTAAAATCCTTAACTGACATAGAAAAAAAAAATATACTTGATGAAAATGAAGGAAATTACTTTTATAGACTTTATAAATTTTTTAATTATAAAACTAAAATTGACAATTTAAAACAAATTAATCATGGATTTGATGATATTATAGAATTAGATAATAAATTACCAATATGGTGGGTTCATCTATTTTTTTTCACAATTGTAATTTCGGTAATTTATTTGTGTGCTTATTTATTTACTGATTTTTCTAATCCATATCAAGAATATCAAATAGCATATCAAGAGCAATTAAAAAATATAGAAAAATTTGAAAAAACTATGCCACAAATAACTATTGAAAATGCTACATTTAATAATCATTTAATTGATAGTGGAAAAGTTCTTTTTGAAGAAAATTGTGCTACTTGTCATAATTCTGATGGAAGTGGAAATATTGGCCCAAATTTAACAGATGATTATTGGATAAATATAATAGAAAAAGATCTTTTCAAAAATATCTTTTCTATTGTATGGAATGGTAGTAAAAATAATCCTACTATGAGAGCATTTGGAAAAAATGGAGAATTAAAAGGTAATGATATTCAAAAAATATCTAGTTATGTATATTTTATAAATACAAAAAATGTTAGTACTAGTGGTAAATCTCCAGAAGGTAAAAAAATTATTAATTGGAATAGTGTTTCAATCATAAAAAAATAA
- a CDS encoding cytochrome C oxidase Cbb3 codes for MKTKLNVEIVIISSLSVFICFIIYITFFFPHKESQLISDKYYEEEMRYQDIINEKQNLLSLSENIKILMCTSGIYIIFPKMIDNIFGTYTLLRYSSKNMDIKQHFAIIFNKKKQLFIPCNLLKTGTYKLMIRWQSNKKQFFFEKDIFWNG; via the coding sequence ATGAAAACCAAATTAAATGTAGAAATAGTAATTATATCATCTTTATCTGTTTTTATTTGTTTTATTATTTATATAACCTTTTTTTTTCCTCATAAAGAAAGTCAATTGATATCAGATAAATATTATGAAGAAGAAATGAGGTATCAAGACATTATAAATGAAAAACAAAATTTGTTGTCTTTATCAGAAAATATTAAAATACTAATGTGTACTTCTGGTATATATATAATATTTCCAAAAATGATAGATAACATATTTGGAACTTATACATTATTACGTTATTCATCTAAAAACATGGATATCAAACAACATTTTGCAATTATTTTTAATAAAAAAAAACAACTATTTATTCCATGTAATCTTTTGAAAACAGGAACTTATAAATTAATGATTAGATGGCAATCTAATAAAAAACAATTTTTTTTTGAAAAAGATATATTTTGGAATGGATAA
- a CDS encoding NADP-dependent malic enzyme, translating to MVKKIKNLKHEALNYHSKFPTGKIQISPTKDYSTQKDLSLAYSPGVAEPCKEIYRSYKTVYKYTSKGNLVAVITNGSAVLGLGNIGALASKPVMEGKALLFKIFSGIDVFDIEINESDPNKFIEIVKAIAPTFGGINLEDIKSPEAFEIEKRLKFELDIPVMHDDQHGTAIISGAALLNALSYVKKNIQEIKMIVNGAGSAAISCTRIYKKLGLNPNNILMFDSKGLLHSSRKDLTTEKEEFAVNTKLQNLSEAIKDSDVFIGLSIGGVLTEKMLKSMSKNPIVFAMANPDPEIDYNVAVQTRSDVIIATGRSDYPNQVNNVLGFPYIFRGALDVRATIINDEMKLAAIYAIASLAKESVPEQVNIVYNKKNISFGKDYIIPKPFDNRLITRVAPAVAKAAMDSGVARSPIINWTKYREILLDRMEYENKIIRMIQKRAQSNPKKIVFCNGEEYNILKSIQILQEKGIILNSTIVLGNKHKIQTLINKHNLKIDPIIFDPKKNDQKVKDYVNILLYKNKKIIKSNAYHIMQNLDYFGAMMVDQGEADIVMTGYSNPFRYSLKPILDIIGTNNLCQKTAGLMILLTKHGPIFLADIAVIKNPTTIELVRITIMTTKIVKYFDMVPCIAMLSFNNVLSKTNKIYKTVDFLHKKYPNLVVLHGESQLNLSLNKLCLEKNLTYFNSKISNNKANVFIFPNIESGNLTYKFFIGLEKIKTIGPVLLGIKKPAYIMQMKSNIEEIVNLSTFSVIDAQIRH from the coding sequence ATGGTAAAAAAAATAAAAAATCTTAAACATGAAGCTTTAAATTATCATAGTAAATTTCCAACTGGAAAAATACAAATATCTCCTACTAAAGATTATAGTACTCAAAAAGATTTATCTTTAGCTTATTCACCAGGTGTAGCAGAACCGTGTAAAGAAATTTATAGATCTTATAAAACAGTATATAAATATACTTCTAAAGGTAATTTAGTAGCAGTGATTACTAATGGATCCGCCGTATTAGGTCTTGGTAATATTGGTGCTTTAGCTTCTAAACCAGTGATGGAAGGGAAAGCATTGTTATTTAAAATATTTTCAGGAATAGATGTTTTTGATATAGAAATTAATGAATCTGATCCAAATAAATTTATTGAAATAGTTAAAGCTATAGCTCCAACATTTGGAGGAATTAATTTAGAAGATATTAAATCTCCAGAAGCTTTTGAAATAGAAAAAAGATTAAAATTTGAATTAGATATTCCAGTGATGCATGATGATCAACATGGAACTGCTATTATTTCTGGAGCAGCATTGTTAAATGCTTTAAGTTATGTCAAAAAAAATATTCAAGAAATTAAAATGATAGTTAATGGAGCAGGATCAGCTGCTATTTCTTGCACCAGAATATATAAAAAATTAGGATTGAACCCAAATAATATTCTTATGTTTGATAGCAAGGGATTATTACATAGTTCAAGAAAAGATTTAACTACAGAAAAAGAAGAATTTGCTGTCAATACTAAATTACAAAATCTTTCTGAAGCAATTAAAGATTCTGATGTATTTATTGGATTATCTATAGGAGGAGTATTAACTGAAAAAATGTTAAAAAGTATGTCAAAAAATCCTATAGTATTTGCTATGGCTAATCCAGATCCTGAAATTGATTATAATGTGGCCGTCCAAACTCGATCTGATGTTATAATTGCTACAGGAAGAAGTGATTATCCTAATCAAGTGAATAACGTATTAGGATTTCCATATATTTTTAGAGGAGCACTCGATGTTAGAGCAACTATTATCAATGACGAAATGAAATTAGCAGCTATTTATGCTATAGCATCTTTGGCGAAAGAATCAGTTCCAGAACAAGTTAATATCGTTTATAATAAAAAAAATATTTCCTTTGGAAAAGATTATATAATTCCAAAACCTTTTGATAATCGTTTAATTACTCGTGTAGCTCCTGCAGTAGCTAAAGCGGCTATGGATAGTGGAGTGGCAAGAAGTCCAATTATCAATTGGACTAAATATAGAGAAATATTATTAGATAGAATGGAGTATGAAAATAAAATTATTAGAATGATTCAAAAACGAGCTCAATCTAATCCTAAGAAAATCGTTTTTTGTAATGGAGAAGAATATAATATTTTAAAATCTATTCAAATATTACAAGAAAAAGGAATAATATTAAATTCAACAATTGTTTTAGGAAATAAACATAAAATTCAAACATTAATTAATAAACATAATCTTAAAATAGATCCTATTATTTTTGATCCTAAAAAAAATGATCAAAAAGTCAAAGATTATGTTAATATTTTATTATATAAAAATAAAAAAATTATTAAATCTAATGCATATCATATTATGCAAAATCTTGATTATTTTGGTGCAATGATGGTTGATCAAGGAGAAGCAGATATTGTAATGACTGGATATTCTAATCCATTTAGATATAGTTTAAAACCAATATTAGACATAATTGGTACAAATAATTTATGTCAAAAAACTGCTGGATTGATGATTTTATTAACTAAACATGGACCTATATTTTTAGCTGATATTGCAGTTATAAAAAATCCTACTACGATAGAATTAGTTCGAATTACTATTATGACAACTAAAATCGTAAAATATTTTGATATGGTACCATGTATAGCAATGTTATCTTTTAATAATGTTTTATCTAAAACCAATAAAATATATAAAACTGTAGATTTTTTACATAAAAAATATCCAAATTTAGTAGTACTACATGGAGAATCACAATTAAATTTATCGTTAAATAAACTATGTTTAGAAAAAAATTTAACATATTTTAATTCTAAAATATCAAACAACAAGGCAAATGTTTTTATATTTCCTAATATAGAATCAGGAAATTTAACTTATAAATTTTTTATTGGATTAGAAAAAATAAAAACAATTGGTCCAGTTTTATTAGGAATCAAAAAACCAGCATATATTATGCAAATGAAATCTAATATAGAAGAGATTGTGAATCTTTCTACTTTTTCAGTAATTGATGCACAAATTAGACATTAG